The genomic interval TCGGGCCGCTGCATGTGCCCTTCGTGTGGAACGTGGCGGCGACGATGGTCCTCGTGTGGCTCTATACCTACCGGGGCGGCGTCAAGTCGCTGATCTGGACCGACTCGCTGAAGACGTTCTGTCTGGTAGCCAGCATCGGTCTCTGCATCTATTTTATCGCTTCGGACTTGCATCTGGGCTTAGGCGATGCGGTCGGCGCCGTGGCGTGGCACGACTATTCGCGGATTTTCTTTTTCGACGACCTGAACGACCGGCGGTATTTCTTCAAGCAGTTTCTGGCCGGAGCCTTCACCGTGATCGCGATGACCGGGCTCGATCAGGACATGATGCAGCGCAACCTGAGCTGCCGCAACTACCGCGATTCGCAGAAGAACATCGTGACCAGCGGCTTGTTGCAGCTGTTCGTCATCCTGCTCTTTCTCGTTCTCGGCGTGCTGCTCTACCTCTATGCCGAGAGGAGCGGCATCCGGACGCCGGAGCGCAGCGACGAACTGTTCCCGATGATTGCGACCGGAGGCTACTTCCCTGCGGCGGTCGGCGTGCTGTTCGTGATCGGGCTCGTTTCGTCGGCCTATTCGGCGGCGGGTTCGGCGCTGACGGCGTTGACCACGTCGTTCACGGTCGACATCCTGCGCTGTACCGAGCGCTGCGACGAGGCGCGCACCGCCCGCGTCCGCAAGCGGGTGCACGCCGGCATGGCTGCGACGATGGGCGTGGTGATTCTCGTTTTCGGACTGCTCAACGACACGAGCGTGATCGACGCCGTCTATACGCTGGCCAGCTATACCTACGGCCCGATTCTCGGGTTGTTCGCTTTCGGCATCTTTACCCGTCGGAGCGTGCGCGACCGCTGGATTCCGTTGGTAGCCGTGCTGTCGCCGGTGCTGTGCTATGTGTTGCAGTGCAATTCGGAACGTTGGTTCGGTGGCTACTCGTTCAGCTATGAGCTGTTGATATTCAATGCGCTGTTTACGTTCGTCGGACTGTGCCTGCTGATCGTCCCCGGTCGCCGAGGGGAGACAGGCCGGGCGCTCCCGGACACGGAGTCCGGACAATCCGCAAAAACAGAATGATTCGGCCTATGGAAAACAACCTTCCGTCCGGCTGCGGCCGCCTGCTTTCGCTCGACGTACTGCGGGGCATGACCGTCGCCGGCATGATTCTCGTGAACAATCCCGGCAGCTGGGGGGCGGTATACGCTCCTTTGCAGCATGCGGCGTGGAACGGACTGACGCCGACCGATCTGGTCTTTCCGCTGTTCATGTTCATCATGGGCGTTTCTACCTATCTGTCGCTGCGCAAGTACGACTTTGCGTGCAGCGGCGCGGCCATACGCAAGATACTGGTCCGCACGGCGGTGATTTTCGCCGTTGGCCTGGCCGTCGGCTGGTTCTCGCGCTTCTGTTTCTCGATGCAGTCGCTTGCCGAGCAGGGCGTTCCGTTGTGGGAGCGCGTGGCGCGCTCGGCAGACAGTTTCGAGCGGATACGCATATTGGGCGTATTGCAGCGGCTGGCGCTCAGCTACGGAGCGGGAGCCCTGATCGCCGTGACGGCGCGGCGGCGGGCGATTCCGTGGATCGCAGCAGGGCTGTTCGCCGCCTACGGCCTGATCCTGCTGTCGGGAAACGGTTTCGATCTGTCGCCGGACAACGTCGTCGCCGTGGTGGATCGTGCCGTGCTCGGCGAGGCGCACATGTACCGGGGCGAGGGATTCTCGTTCGATCCGGAGGGCTTGCTGAGCACCGTCCCGTCGGTAGCCCATGTGCTGATCGGTTTCTGTATCGGCCGGGCGCTCGTCTCGGAGGAGGAATTGAAGCTGAAGATTCTGAAGATATTGCGCTGGGGAGCCCTGCTGATGCTTGCGGGCTGGCTGCTCGGCTATCTCTGTCCGGTCAATAAGAAGGTCTGGTCGCCCTCTTTCGCGCTGCTGACCTGCGGCGTGGCTGCTTCGGCGCTGGCGTTGCTGATGTGGACGATCGACGTGCGGGGACATCGTCGCTGGAGTCGCTTTTTCGAGGTGTTCGGAGTCAATCCGCTGTTTCTGTATGTGACGGCTTCCGTGCTGTCGGTCGTGCTGCTGGCGGTCCGCGTGCCTTGCGGAGGCGAGACGATGAGCCTGCAAGCGGTCGTGTACTCGCACGGGCTGAGACCTTGGCTGGGCGACTACCCGGCCTCGCTGGCCTATCCGTTGCTTCTGGTAGGAGCGGTGTGGCTGATCGGACTCCCGTTGTACCGAAAAAGAATATACGTCAAGATATGATACTGATTGCCGACAGCGGCTCGACGAAGACCGACTGGTGCGTCGTACGGGAAGGCCGGACGGTGCGGAGATTCGAGACCGACGGAACGAATCCCTTTTTTCAGGCTCCGGAGCAGATCGAACGCACGCTGGCCTCGCAGTTGCTTCCCCGGCTGGACGGTCGGCCGGTCCGAAGCGTTTTTTTCTACGGCGCGGGTTGCGCGTTCGAGGAGCAGACCGCGATGATTCGGCGCGTCTTGCGCTCGCTGCTGGACGTCCGTCGCGTCGAAGTAGGAAGCGATATGCTGGCCGCCGCCCGGGCGCTGTGCGGGCGCGATCCGGGGATCGCCTGCATTCTGGGTACGGGGTCCAATTCGTGCCGCTGGGACGGGCAGCGGATCGCCGAGCAGGTGTCGCCGCTCGGGTTCATTCTCGGCGACGAGGGGAGCGGGGCCGTGCTGGGCCGCCGGCTGGTCGGCGACTGCCTGAAGAATCGGTTGCCCGCCGGATTACGGGAGATGTTTCTCGACCGTTTCGGCCTGACTCCTGCCGAAATATTGGATCGGGTTTACCGTCAGCCGTTTCCGAATCGCTTTTTGGCTTCGCTGTCGCCCTTTCTGGCCGAGCATATCGCTGTGCCCGAGATTCGCGCGCTGGTCGAGGAGAGCTTTGGCGACTTCTTCCGGCGCAACGTGGCGCAGTATGCCGGCTCGTCTTCTTTGCCCGTGCATTGCGTCGGCTCGGTGGCCTATTTTTATCGCGAGCCGCTGGAGCGGGCCGCCGGACGGCTTTCGCTGCGGATCGGAACGGTCCTTCGCAGCCCGATAGAGGGTCTGATCGCCTATCATTCAACCGAAAACAAGATATGACATTCGTGAAAATAACCGAGCAGCCGTCGTCGCACGGCGATCTGGACAAGATGTCCGTCCGTGAGCTGCTCGAGGGAATCAACGACGAGGACGCTCGGGTCGCGCCGGCCGTGCGGCGAACGATCCCTCAGCTCGAGAAACTCGTGACGGCCGTCGTCGAGCGGATGAGGCGCGGCGGCCGCATTTTCTATCTGGGGGCCGGAACGAGCGGCCGGCTCGGCGTGCTCGACGCCTCGGAGATACCGCCCACGTTCGGCATGCCTCCCTCGTTGGTCGTCGGACTGATCGCGGGCGGAGACCGGGCGCTGCGCAATCCGGTCGAGTTCGCCGAGGACGACGAGGAGCGCGGTTGGGAGGAGTTGCGCGAGCGGAGCGTGTCGTCGCTCGATACGGTGATCGGCATCGCCGCATCGGGTACGACGCCCTATGTGGTCGGCGCGCTTCGCCGGGCCCGGGAGCACGGTGTTCTGACGGCCTGCATCACGAGCAACCCCGGCTCGCCTTTGGCTGCCGAGGCCGATATTCCGATCGAGATGGTCGTCGGACCCGAGTTCGTGACGGGCAGCTCGCGGATGAAGTCGGGAACCGGGCAGAAGATGATCTGCAACATGATTACGACGGCGACGATGATTCGTCTGGGCCGGGTGCGCGGTAATCGCATGGTGAACATGCAGCTCTCGAACGACAAACTGATCGATCGCGGTACGCGCATGGTTGCCGACGAGCTGGGGATCGGTTACGAGCGGGCCCGGGGACTGTTGTTGCTGCACGGCTCCGCTTCGAAAGCGATCGAAGCGGGGCGCGACGGCAAAATGCCGGAGCGGGAGGCCGACGTGTAGCTTCCGGCAGGCCCGAACCGATTCAGGGGAACGGCGGGCCGTCGGCTCTTTGCCGGACGATAGTCGGCGGTTTCCGTATCGGGGTTCTGTTTGCCGTCCGTATTTTGACAGCGGTTTATGCCGGTCTCTCCCATTCCGACGGCAGCGGAAGCGATTTTTTAGCCCTGCCGGCGCCTTTGGCCCTGTTTGGCCGCTTTAGAGGGGAACGATGCCGAGGCCGGGCCGGTCGGGCAGCGTGATATGGCCGTCGACGATCTTCATGCCGTCGAAGCGGTCGTTCGAGATCAGCAGATTACCGTCCAGGTCGGCCCAGTCCATCATCGGCGAGAGCTGCGCGGCGGCCGAGACGGCGCAGGAGGTTTCGGTCATGCAGCCGATCATCGTCTTCATGCCGAGCGCCCGGGCCAGAATAGTCATCCGATAGGCTTCCCTCAGACCGGTGCTTTTCATCAGCTTGATATTGATGCCGTCGTAGACTCCCTCGGCGCGCTTGACGTCCGGAAGGCGTTGCAGGAACTCGTCGGCGATGATCGGCAGCGGGCTCCGTTCGCGCAGCCAGGCCGTCTCGTCGATCATCTCCTTGGGCAGCGGCTGCTCGACGAACAACGTATTGCGCTCGGCGAGCCAGCAGATCGTTTCGAGCGCCCGCTCCTTATCGGTCCATCCCTGATTGGCGTCGACGCAGAGCGGCTTGTCGGTCGCCGAGCGGATGACCTCGACGAGCTCGCGGTCGCCCTCGACGCCCATTTTGACCTTGATCACGTTGTAGGGAGCCGTTTCCTCGACTTTTTGCCGGACGACCTCGGCCGTGTCGATGCCGATCGTGAACGAGGTGTCGGGCGCCTTTTCGGGCGACAGACCCCATATCTTGTACCACGGTTGTCCGAGCAGCTTGCCGACCAGATCGTGCAGCGCCAGATCGACCGAAGCCTTGGCCGCCCGGTTGTCGGGAGCCGCCCGGTCGACGTAGTCGAGAATCTCGTCCATGCGGAACGGGTCCGTGAACCGGCTCAGGTCGAGCGAGCTCAGAAAGCGGCAGACCGACTCCTGCGTCTCGCCCAGATAGGGAGGCATCGATGCCTCGCCGTAGCCCGTTATGCCGTCGTATTCGAGCGTGACCTGTACGTCGGGCGTGTGCGTGCGGGTGTTGACCGCGACCGTGAACGGATGGATCAGTTTCAGGTCGTAGGGCTCGAAGGCGAGGCTCAGCCTGCCGCTGCGTCGCTCGGGCCGTTTGTGCGGCGAGCGGGCGGCGGCGCGCAGCGCGACGGAAGGGACCGATGCCGCGATCAGGCCGGCGGCCGCTGTCTTGAGAAATTCTTTTCTGTTCATATCGGGTTCGGATGGGTCGTTATCGGATGTCGAAATACCATGGATGCGAGCGGATCGCCGTGATGCCGGGCGTTCCGATCCGGGTTCCGATTCGGCTGATCGACAGACAGCTCATCGGCAGATAGTCGTCGGCCGACGGGTCCAGACTGTTGATCTTGACGCGTCCGGCCGAGTGGATGAAGCGCCCTTCGCCGAGATACATCGCCACATGGGTCACCCGTCCGCTGGCCGGATTGCCGAAGAAGATCAGATCGCCCTTGAGACATCGGGGCCATTCCGACGGGGCGAGTCGCTCGCCCGTGAGCGCTTGCTGCGACGCGTCGCGGGCGATGACGATGCCGCCTGCGAAGTAGGCCGTCTTCACCATGCCCGAGCAGTCGACTCCTTTGACCGACGTGCCTCCCCACAGATAGGGGACTCCCGTCATCTGCCGCGCTGTCCGTTCCAGCCCGTCCGGATCGAGCGGACGAGAGGCCCACGTTTCGAAGTCTTCGATCTCGCGGCGAAGAACATAGCCCGACCTTCCGTCGGGCAGCCGGACGGAAGCGAACTTCCGGCCGCTTTTGGCTGCGGTATCGGCTTCGAGAACCGAGCCGAGCACCAGATCGGACACCGTGCCCGAGCGGAGGTCCAGCCCGGCGTAGACGGATCCCGCGTAGCCCGTGTAGACGTAACGGGCGGCCGAGCGCCAGCGTTTCGTTTCCTCGGCTGTCTTCAGCGCGATCGAGGCCGCGTTGGTCCAGCCGATGTAACCGTCGGGCGTCTGCACGCGATACCAGTTGTCGTACTGTTCGAGTACGCGCAGCGGCGTGCCCATGATGGCTTGCGTGCTCATTTCGGCCGCGTGGTCCGGAGCCGTCCGCAGATTGATCGACGAGAGCGTGACGAGAGCCTCGTTCTTCTCTTTCAGCGAGGCGTCGGGCAGCGCTTTCACATAATCGGCGAACCGGATGCCTGCGCCGCGAAACGCTGCGCGGAGCGCTTCGATCGCTTCGGGATCGTCGCATTTCCCTTTCAGGATATGGAGCGTGTCGTTGATCCGCTCGGCTTCGATTTCGAATACGGCGACCCTTCGGTCGGGGGCGTGCTGCCGGCGTACTGCGTCGAGTACGGCCGCCGCGTCCTGAGCGGAGAGTCCGCTCCCCAGCGCGAGGCCGAACAGCAACAGCAGGCTTCGCAGAGTGCCCGCCTGCTTGATCGTATGCTTTTTCATCGGTTTCATCGGTTTCGGTCCGGTCCCGTTCTCCGTTTTTCGGGAACGGCCGTCGATCGGGGCCTTTGCTTGCAAAAATAGGGATTTCCCTTTTCAATGGCAAAACGGAAGCGCCCGGGCGCTGTTTTCGGAGTATCCGGCCCGCGCCCGCCGGCGTAGGAAGACGGTATGGCAGACAGTGTGCGGCAGATGCTTTGCCCGGGAGACGTGCCGCGGGCGGCAGGCCGCCCGCAGAAAGCGTCGGACCGGCGGAAGAAGCCGGAATTTGCGGCGAATCGCTCCATGTCGCGAATTGTGGTTTGTTTTTTGCAAAAGGGAGACTCGTTCCCGCGCAGCGAGGATGCGAACTTATTGTTTAACTTTTAAAAATAGAAATCATGAAAGGTAGTTGTTTCTTTTCGTTTTTGGGCGGAGCCGCCATCGGCGCGATGATCGCTCTGCTGACCGCTCCCGACTCGGGGGCCAACACCCGTCACAAAATCGCCGGCAAGATCAAGCAAGGCGGTCAGAAAGTGAAGGATACCCTCGAGGAGGGCTATCATTCGATGCAGCACTCGATGCAGGAATAAGTTCCCGTAAGGTATGGAAAACAACGACAGACCCGGACGGATCGAGCGCGCTGCCCTGGATGCGAAGGATTACGCAATGTGGTCGCTGGATCGCTTCAGGCTGAGCCTGATCGACAATCTTTCGACTTTCGTCAGCACGCTGTTCAGCGTTTTCGTTCTGATTGTTCTGGCGGGTATCGGGGCGATGTTCTTCGCCGCGGCGCTGACATGGCTTCTGGGCATGCTCATCGGCTCGATGCTCGCCGCCATACTGATTATGGGAGGCCTGTTCGTCCTGTTGGCCCTGATCGTGTACGGCAGGAGAAAGAGGCTGATTCTGAATCAAACCGTCCGGATGTTCAGCCGGATGATGTCCGATCTGGGCGATAAGTACTCCGATGATGAATAACAGGGTTTGCTACCGAAAGATACGCACGTACACCGACCTGAGAATCGAGCGGATGCGCGTCGACCGCGAGCTGGACTCGCTGGGAGAGCGGCTCAAGGCCGACTGGCGGGGCATTTCGCAGATGTTCTCGATGGGCTATCTCGTCGACCGGATCACCGGTCGGGCGAGCCAGATGTACGCGTTCGTTCAGTGGGGCATGTCGGCGTACAGTCATGTGCGCTCGATAATCGAGAAACATAAGGCCGAAAAATCCGGCCAAAGCAGTCAGGACGGCCGGTGACGCCGTTGCCCGTACAGCATCGGCTTTCTTGCGGCAAGCCCGCCGCAAGAAAGCCGATGTTCTTTTTCGCTCCCGGATGTCGCGCGGACGTCCGTTTTGCTATCTTTGCGTCGTAGAACCAAATGCGATCGGGACGATGAAAACGAGAATAGCGGTCGTCGGCACGGGCGGTGTCGGCGGGTTTCTGGGCGGATTGCTGGCCCGTTTCTACGAACATTCCGACGAGGCGGAGATCTATTTCGTTTCGAGGGGGCAGGCGCTGCGGAACATACGCGAGCGGGGGCTGCTGGTCGACGCGCAGGAGGGCCGCTTCACGGCCCGGCCGAAAGCGGCGACCGATTCGCCGGCGGAAATCGGAGAGATGGACTACGTGCTCTATTGTACCAAGTCTTACGACGTCGAGGGCGCTGTCGGGCAATTGCTGCCCTGCATCGGTCCGCATACCGTCGTGCTGCCGTTCATGAACGGCGTGGACGGAGCCGAGCGGATCCGGCGGATGCTGCCTGCGACCGAAGTGTGGGACGGCTGCGTCTACGTGGTGGCCTATATCGTCTCTCCGGGACACATAGCCGAGCATACGAACGGCTATCGCTACCTGTTCGGCTCCGCGACGGGCGATCCCGCCCGGCTGGCCGAACTCGAACGGATTTTCGAGCGGGCGGGCATCCGGGCCCGGCTCGAAGCGGACATCGTGCGCCGCGTATGGGATAAGTTCGCTTTCATATCTACGGTGGCTACCTCCACTTCCTATACGGACAAGACATACGGCGGCGTGCTCGGCGATCCTGCCGACCGGGCCGATCTGGATTCGTTGCTCGCCGAGTTTCAGACCGTTGCGGCCGCCAAGGGGATCGTGTTGTCCGAGGGTATTGCCGGAAAGGTGATCGCCCAGATGGAACGGATACCGGCCGATACGACGACTTCGATGCAGCGCGACTTTCGCACGGGGCGGACGACCGAGCTCGAGTCGCTGACCGGATATGTCGTCCGCGAGGGCCGGCGGCTGGGCGTTCCGACGCCGACCTATGACCGGATGTACGAGTCGCTGCGGGGCCGTTAGACGGCGTGCCGCGCTATTTTTTCGAAGGCGCTTTTCTGCGCCGGGCGATCCGCCGCGAGGCATGTCGTTTTCTGCGGAGTGTCGTCTCTGCGAATCGAGATTTCGATTGCGGAATTTTTCAGAAGGGTGTATCCGGCTTGTCGGTGGCCTGTTCCCGCTGAGGATGGAACGGATTAAGCGCGCGTTCCGTAACAAAATGCGTTGCCAGAACGTGAGAAAACGGCGAAACAGATAATTGCCACCTGTTCGCTTGTCCCTTAACCGGTGTGCGGAAGAGCTTATTTCCGTAGAGGAACGGGCTCCTGTTGCCGGATCGTTGTCGGACCGTTGCGAAAATTTTTTTCGCGGGCGCTCGCGGTTGCCGTCAGTACGGCGTTTTGTCCTCTTGGTCGCGCCACAGCTCGAACGCGCGGATCGCCTCGTCGGGGAGCATGCGCTCGGACGGCAGCGAACGGGCGGACGGGGCGAGTGCGAACTCGTCGTATATGAACGAGTCGTCGAAGCCGATCTCCGCCGCGTCTTTCTTGTCGTTGGCATAATACATCCGGTCGAGTCGGGCCCAATAGATCGCGCCGAGGCACATCGGACACGGTTCGCACGAGGTGTATATCTCGCAGCCGCTCAGATCGAAGGTACCCAGCACCCGGGCCGCGTTGCGTATGGCGGTCACTTCGGCGTGGGCCGTCGGGTCGCACCCCGGCACGACGCGGTTCGTCCCGGTGGCGATCACGCGGCCGTCGCGGACGATCACGGCGCCGAACGGGCCGCCGCCCTTCCTGACGTTCTCGATCGACAGATCGATCGCCTGCCGCATGTATCGCTCGCGGCAGGCGTTCGCAGCATGCTGGGTTTTCTCTTTTTCATCCATGGTCGAAGCGGTTGGATAACTGTACAAAGATACGGAAATATTCCCGGTCGGCAAGCCGTCGGGCATCCGGGGGCGCCTGTGTTTGGCCGTGCCGGCGGAAATGCGTAATTTAGGCCGGAAAAAATTGCGCGAAACGATGAAAATGTTCGAGGAAAGAATCCTGCGCGACGGGAAGTGCCTGCCTGGCGGAGTCCTGAAGGTGGACGGATTCATCAATCATCAGATGGACCCGGCGCTGATGATGTCGCTTGCCCGGGAGCTGGCGCGCCGTTTCGGAGACGAGCCGCTGGACCGTGTGCTGACCGTCGAGGCGAGCGGGATCGCGCCGGCCGTGCTGGTCGGCTATCTGCTCGGCCTGCCGGTCGTCTTTGCCAAGAAAAAGTCGCCGAGCACGATGGAGAACGCTCTTTCGGCCCGTGTCCGCTCGTTTACGAAAGGGCGCGACTACGACGTCTGCCTGAGCCGGGACTTCCTGCATGCGGGAGACCGGGTGTTGTTCATCGACGACTTTCTGGCCAACGGAAACGCCGCGCAGGGCATGCTCGAGCTGATCGGTCAGGCCGGAGCCTCTCTCGCAGGCATGGGCTTTCTGATCGAGAAGGCGTTCCAGCCCGGAGGTGCGATGCTGCGCGAGAAAGGTATCCGCGTCGAGTCGCTGGCGCGGATCGAGAGTCTGGACGGCGGCCGGATCGTATTCGCCCGTTAGGGACCGTCGTTTCCGGTTCCGTCGCTTTCCCGAATTATCCGATCAAGGTCGCATATTCACATCCAAGCTGATGTCGGCCTGACGGGAAACGGCAGGAGCCAATACCATGACTTTCCATGTGGAGTATTCCGACGTAAGATCGAGTTCGATATTCACATCGAACGAATAGGTATTTGTGTCTCCTCGGTTCAGTTCGCTTTCCATGTTTACTATCCCATGAGACGCATTCCCTGTGACGACCAAAAGGGAGTGTTTCTCAAAATCGACGGTCGGCAGTTCCGTTTCGCAATCCTTGATATAGCTTTTCAACTCTTCGCCGGAACGTATTACATGCAATTTGTCTTTCTCAATATTTTCCCAGTTTGTTGACGAATCGAACAGCGATTCGACATGCGTTATCGCTACTTGGCCGGGTTCGGGATTTTTCGGTGAATTTTCTTTGTCATCGCATCCTGAAAATGCCACCGACAGCATAACGAGCGAGGCGACATAAATTACGGCTCTCATAATATTTCGATTTGGTTTCGCTTTGCCGGTCAATATAACAAATTTATTCTCCGAAAACAAACGACGTTATACGTATCGCACCGAACGTTCCTGTCGGTATTACGGTAATTCGTTTTAGGTCGCCCTCAAAGTTGTCGATGGAAATAATCTTCGACCGTTCGGAATGTCCTGTGCCTCGTTTTTGTCCGGTTCTTCATGGAACGTCATTTCCTTTCGGGTTTCCGAGTAAAAAAACTTTGTCCCCTGTCCGGTATCGGGGGAAGCTCATAGACCCGCTCTCCCCGGAAGGGAGAGGATGCGGTCGTTTTCATATAGTCTGTCAGAACATCCGATGCTTGATTTGGGGTGATTCGACATCGGTCTCCACGATCGGATACGCTGCGATTTTTTGTGAGAAAAAGTCACTCGCATAATCCGCAGGTTCATTCTCAGCATAAATTTTCCATTCCATTATTACCGTTTCGTAAAAAACTCATTTCTTGTCAGACGTAAGAGAGCGTCTTGTGTTTTTTGTCAGGCATTCTCAGAATTATCCTTAACTCGAAGCAATAGATAAATAGCCCGGCAGGCGCAGCAATATCTGCCTCTGCTATAGGTTTCGGGCTCTTCGGATAGGAGAGAGCGATCGACTTGGTATGAACGGTAAATAATAACGTTTGGAATAGCTGTAGTGAGCCGATTCTGCGGATGCGTCGGACCGGCGCATCCGCTTCGGCCTGACGTTCCATATCTTTGGAGGCGGAAACAAGTCCGGTTCCGGATTCATCGAAAAGTTATCGCTGCATTTTCCGGGGTTCGGTCCGATAGGATTTATTCTCGGCAGGGGGCCGGTCTGTCACCCGAGATGCCGAGATTCGCGGTTCCGTTTCGTGAAAAACGATCATGCCCGGGTTGAGAATTTTT from Alistipes ihumii AP11 carries:
- a CDS encoding C40 family peptidase encodes the protein MKPMKKHTIKQAGTLRSLLLLFGLALGSGLSAQDAAAVLDAVRRQHAPDRRVAVFEIEAERINDTLHILKGKCDDPEAIEALRAAFRGAGIRFADYVKALPDASLKEKNEALVTLSSINLRTAPDHAAEMSTQAIMGTPLRVLEQYDNWYRVQTPDGYIGWTNAASIALKTAEETKRWRSAARYVYTGYAGSVYAGLDLRSGTVSDLVLGSVLEADTAAKSGRKFASVRLPDGRSGYVLRREIEDFETWASRPLDPDGLERTARQMTGVPYLWGGTSVKGVDCSGMVKTAYFAGGIVIARDASQQALTGERLAPSEWPRCLKGDLIFFGNPASGRVTHVAMYLGEGRFIHSAGRVKINSLDPSADDYLPMSCLSISRIGTRIGTPGITAIRSHPWYFDIR
- a CDS encoding nucleoside deaminase, translating into MDEKEKTQHAANACRERYMRQAIDLSIENVRKGGGPFGAVIVRDGRVIATGTNRVVPGCDPTAHAEVTAIRNAARVLGTFDLSGCEIYTSCEPCPMCLGAIYWARLDRMYYANDKKDAAEIGFDDSFIYDEFALAPSARSLPSERMLPDEAIRAFELWRDQEDKTPY
- the xpt gene encoding xanthine phosphoribosyltransferase encodes the protein MKMFEERILRDGKCLPGGVLKVDGFINHQMDPALMMSLARELARRFGDEPLDRVLTVEASGIAPAVLVGYLLGLPVVFAKKKSPSTMENALSARVRSFTKGRDYDVCLSRDFLHAGDRVLFIDDFLANGNAAQGMLELIGQAGASLAGMGFLIEKAFQPGGAMLREKGIRVESLARIESLDGGRIVFAR
- a CDS encoding dipeptide epimerase, whose product is MNRKEFLKTAAAGLIAASVPSVALRAAARSPHKRPERRSGRLSLAFEPYDLKLIHPFTVAVNTRTHTPDVQVTLEYDGITGYGEASMPPYLGETQESVCRFLSSLDLSRFTDPFRMDEILDYVDRAAPDNRAAKASVDLALHDLVGKLLGQPWYKIWGLSPEKAPDTSFTIGIDTAEVVRQKVEETAPYNVIKVKMGVEGDRELVEVIRSATDKPLCVDANQGWTDKERALETICWLAERNTLFVEQPLPKEMIDETAWLRERSPLPIIADEFLQRLPDVKRAEGVYDGINIKLMKSTGLREAYRMTILARALGMKTMIGCMTETSCAVSAAAQLSPMMDWADLDGNLLISNDRFDGMKIVDGHITLPDRPGLGIVPL
- a CDS encoding sodium:solute symporter; its protein translation is MTPAAVLVTVIAYFLVLYLVASLSGRRADNQGFFVGNRRSPWPVVAFAMIGSSISGVTFVSVPGWVQASQFSYLQMALGFVAGQLVIAFVLIPLFYRMGLVSIYQYLESRFGIASYRTGAWFFFLSKMIGAAVRVYLVCLVMQLLVFGPLHVPFVWNVAATMVLVWLYTYRGGVKSLIWTDSLKTFCLVASIGLCIYFIASDLHLGLGDAVGAVAWHDYSRIFFFDDLNDRRYFFKQFLAGAFTVIAMTGLDQDMMQRNLSCRNYRDSQKNIVTSGLLQLFVILLFLVLGVLLYLYAERSGIRTPERSDELFPMIATGGYFPAAVGVLFVIGLVSSAYSAAGSALTALTTSFTVDILRCTERCDEARTARVRKRVHAGMAATMGVVILVFGLLNDTSVIDAVYTLASYTYGPILGLFAFGIFTRRSVRDRWIPLVAVLSPVLCYVLQCNSERWFGGYSFSYELLIFNALFTFVGLCLLIVPGRRGETGRALPDTESGQSAKTE
- a CDS encoding ketopantoate reductase family protein — protein: MKTRIAVVGTGGVGGFLGGLLARFYEHSDEAEIYFVSRGQALRNIRERGLLVDAQEGRFTARPKAATDSPAEIGEMDYVLYCTKSYDVEGAVGQLLPCIGPHTVVLPFMNGVDGAERIRRMLPATEVWDGCVYVVAYIVSPGHIAEHTNGYRYLFGSATGDPARLAELERIFERAGIRARLEADIVRRVWDKFAFISTVATSTSYTDKTYGGVLGDPADRADLDSLLAEFQTVAAAKGIVLSEGIAGKVIAQMERIPADTTTSMQRDFRTGRTTELESLTGYVVREGRRLGVPTPTYDRMYESLRGR
- the murQ gene encoding N-acetylmuramic acid 6-phosphate etherase, whose product is MTFVKITEQPSSHGDLDKMSVRELLEGINDEDARVAPAVRRTIPQLEKLVTAVVERMRRGGRIFYLGAGTSGRLGVLDASEIPPTFGMPPSLVVGLIAGGDRALRNPVEFAEDDEERGWEELRERSVSSLDTVIGIAASGTTPYVVGALRRAREHGVLTACITSNPGSPLAAEADIPIEMVVGPEFVTGSSRMKSGTGQKMICNMITTATMIRLGRVRGNRMVNMQLSNDKLIDRGTRMVADELGIGYERARGLLLLHGSASKAIEAGRDGKMPEREADV
- a CDS encoding YtxH domain-containing protein, whose amino-acid sequence is MKGSCFFSFLGGAAIGAMIALLTAPDSGANTRHKIAGKIKQGGQKVKDTLEEGYHSMQHSMQE
- a CDS encoding acyltransferase family protein — its product is MENNLPSGCGRLLSLDVLRGMTVAGMILVNNPGSWGAVYAPLQHAAWNGLTPTDLVFPLFMFIMGVSTYLSLRKYDFACSGAAIRKILVRTAVIFAVGLAVGWFSRFCFSMQSLAEQGVPLWERVARSADSFERIRILGVLQRLALSYGAGALIAVTARRRAIPWIAAGLFAAYGLILLSGNGFDLSPDNVVAVVDRAVLGEAHMYRGEGFSFDPEGLLSTVPSVAHVLIGFCIGRALVSEEELKLKILKILRWGALLMLAGWLLGYLCPVNKKVWSPSFALLTCGVAASALALLMWTIDVRGHRRWSRFFEVFGVNPLFLYVTASVLSVVLLAVRVPCGGETMSLQAVVYSHGLRPWLGDYPASLAYPLLLVGAVWLIGLPLYRKRIYVKI